One window from the genome of Cinclus cinclus unplaced genomic scaffold, bCinCin1.1 SCAFFOLD_32, whole genome shotgun sequence encodes:
- the LOC134057290 gene encoding LOW QUALITY PROTEIN: serine/threonine-protein kinase pim-1-like (The sequence of the model RefSeq protein was modified relative to this genomic sequence to represent the inferred CDS: substituted 1 base at 1 genomic stop codon), translated as MVVSSTSCLEILKLLPNAAAFSSWTPTHKAGEQIPCPLPYKAGLSHPFPHPHPSRHGLTSTRLWLYWRWCCWMDISAWSGIASLWLRLSRHRPRTRPRPQHGPRPQPRPLALAPRCALATVLVLVLAPPGPVEQTHGTAAPAACVAVSQARAPPLGSAVAGPEPLLSRSKERTPGAARPGAAEGCSGLMSGPGPSADSRVSLAGEAQHGTKERYQLGLLLGCGGFGSVWVVTRLSDSAPVAIKRVPXNHVQHWGKLPDGTSAPLEIVLLDKVSTGFPGVLQLLEWLEFPNDILMVLEHLEWCQDLCHFIWSQGFLSEEVAQELFRQVLEAVQHCTSCGVLHRDIKLENILLDLATGQAKLIDFGCGTYLQDTAYTHFAGTPSYSPPEWTHFGWYYGKPATPWSLGILLHQMVCGEHPFRRGQNISWNHQLSLPQQVSQEGQDLIRWCLSMLHMERPSSEDLFCDPWMQQIHLP; from the exons gcGGGgctttcccatccctttccccatccccatccatcccgCCATGGTCTCACCTCCACCCGGCTCTGGCTGTACTGGcggtggtgctgctggatggaCATCAGTGCGTGGAGCGGCATCGCCTCCCTTTGGCTCCGCCTGTCCCGACACCGGCCCCGGACCCGGCCCCGGCCCCAACATGGGCCCCGACCCCAACCCCGgcccctggccctggccccaAGGTGTGCCCTGGCCACAGTCCTGGTCTTGGTCCTGGCTCCTCCCGGGCCCGTGGAGCAAACACACGGCacggctgctcctgctgcctgtgttgcGGTTTCCCAGGCCCGAGCTCcaccgctcggcagcgcggtCGCTGGCCCTGAGCCTCTGCTGTCCCGTTCCAAAGAGCGAACACCTggggctgcccggcccggggcggctgaggggtgctcagggctcatgtctggccccgggccgagcgctgacagcCGCGTCTCGCTGGCAGGGGAGGCGCAGCACGGCACGAAGGAGCGGTACCAGCTCGGTTTGCTGCTGGGGTGTGGCGGCTTTGGCAGCGTTTGGGTGGTGACTCGGCTCTCGGACAGTGCCCCA gtggccatcaaaaggGTGCCATGAAACCATGTTCAGCACTGGGGcaagctg cccgaTGGCACCAGCGCACCACTGGAgatcgtgctgctggacaaggtgtccactggcttccctggagttctccagctgctggagtggcttgAGTTCCCCAATGACATCCTGATGGTGCTGGAGCACCTGGAGTGGTGTCAGGACCTCTGTCATTTCATTTGGTCACAGGGGTTCCTGTCAgaggaggtggcacaggagctgttccgccaggtgctggaggccgtgcagcactgcaccagctgTGGGGTCCTGCACAGGGACATCAAACTGGAGAACATCCTGCTTGACCTGGCCACCGGGCAGGCAAAattgattgactttggctgtggcacctacctgcaggacacagcctacACTCactttgcag gaaCACcgtcctacagccccccagaatGGACCCACTTTGGCTGGTACTATGGCAAGCCAGCTACCccctggtccctgggcatcctgctgcacCAGATGGTCTGTGGGGAGCACCCTTTCAGGAGAGGCCAGAACATCAGCTGGAACCATCAGCTCTCGCTGCCACAACAggtctctcaag AGGGCCAAGATCTGATCAGATGGTGCTTATCCATGCTCCACATGGAAAGGCCCTCATCAGAAGACCTGTTTTGTgacccttggatgcagcaaattcacctgccatag